The following proteins are co-located in the Marinomonas profundi genome:
- a CDS encoding DUF1285 domain-containing protein — protein MSNIELKGFSAASSAGLPPVHTWSPPFCGDMDMVIKANGEWFHEGSKIKRPAMVTMFSRILWFEAGEYFLVTPVEKVRIQVEDAPFLVTGWQWIATEQGRAIELVTQTEDVVVLGVDCDFWMASYQQEERPYVSMRYGMSALVGRNVFYGIAESLEQVVTSEGVGMGIISAGKSYLLIKDE, from the coding sequence ATGTCAAATATCGAATTAAAAGGCTTTTCTGCCGCGTCATCTGCTGGCTTGCCGCCTGTCCATACTTGGTCTCCCCCTTTTTGTGGTGACATGGACATGGTGATTAAAGCGAATGGCGAGTGGTTCCATGAAGGCAGTAAAATTAAACGCCCTGCCATGGTGACTATGTTTAGTCGTATTTTGTGGTTTGAAGCGGGCGAATACTTTCTGGTGACGCCGGTAGAAAAGGTACGGATTCAAGTCGAAGATGCGCCGTTTCTGGTAACGGGTTGGCAGTGGATAGCAACAGAACAGGGCCGAGCGATTGAGTTGGTGACGCAAACAGAGGATGTTGTCGTGCTGGGGGTTGACTGTGATTTTTGGATGGCATCGTATCAGCAGGAAGAGCGACCTTATGTTTCTATGCGCTATGGCATGAGCGCTCTAGTAGGGCGAAATGTGTTTTATGGTATTGCTGAAAGTCTTGAACAGGTTGTGACATCCGAAGGCGTTGGAATGGGCATCATAAGTGCGGGTAAAAGCTATCTTTTAATCAAAGATGAGTGA
- a CDS encoding DEAD/DEAH box helicase gives MLFEEFGFDNRILKSIGHLGFDEATEIQARAIPEAMAGRDLLASSKTGSGKTLAYLLPALHRVYKKKALSKRDPRVVILVPTRELAKQVFGQLRLLLAATRFTSILIQGGENFNDQHKSLQKDPHFIVATPGRLVDHLKQRHVFLEGLELLILDEADRMLDLGFAEAMRAINAAASHRQRQTLFFSATLDNTNVSDIAGELLREPSRIAIGQGFDEHSDISQHVLLCDHLDHKEALLKHLLLGQTIKQAIIFTATKSDTVRLSEIIAGWGLSTQALNGNLSQSARNKTMESFAKGQFDVLVSTDVASRGLDIARVSHVFNFDLPKQAEEFVHRTGRTGRAGFKGDAYSLVGPKDWLNFKAIEAFLQKTFTTEAIEGLEPKFKGLLPAKPVRQESKKSSAKAPTKAAKKTHKKPAGKARFHDNQQDGFAAFTLPAKRFETKNTTGDEE, from the coding sequence TTGTTATTCGAAGAATTTGGTTTTGATAATCGCATTTTAAAGTCCATCGGTCATTTGGGTTTTGATGAGGCGACTGAGATTCAAGCTCGCGCTATTCCAGAAGCGATGGCGGGGCGAGATTTGTTGGCGTCGTCAAAAACAGGTTCAGGAAAAACACTTGCCTATCTTTTGCCTGCCTTGCATCGCGTTTACAAGAAAAAAGCCTTGTCTAAACGTGATCCTCGTGTGGTGATTTTGGTGCCAACACGTGAGCTAGCCAAACAGGTTTTTGGTCAGTTGCGCCTTTTATTAGCGGCGACTCGTTTTACCTCCATTCTTATTCAAGGCGGTGAAAACTTTAACGATCAGCATAAATCATTGCAAAAAGACCCGCATTTTATTGTGGCAACGCCAGGTCGTTTAGTTGATCACTTAAAGCAGCGTCATGTTTTTTTGGAAGGGCTTGAGTTGCTTATTTTGGATGAAGCTGACCGCATGCTGGATTTGGGTTTTGCCGAGGCGATGCGCGCCATAAATGCTGCGGCCAGTCATCGTCAGCGTCAGACCTTGTTCTTTTCCGCTACCTTAGATAATACCAACGTCAGTGACATTGCCGGTGAACTATTACGCGAGCCGTCTCGTATTGCTATCGGCCAAGGCTTTGATGAGCACTCAGACATTTCTCAGCATGTGTTGCTGTGTGATCATTTAGACCATAAAGAAGCCTTGTTAAAGCATTTATTGTTGGGTCAGACCATTAAGCAGGCCATTATTTTTACGGCAACAAAGAGTGATACCGTACGTTTGTCCGAGATCATTGCTGGTTGGGGCTTGAGTACTCAGGCTTTGAACGGAAATTTGTCTCAAAGTGCGCGCAATAAAACCATGGAAAGCTTTGCCAAAGGCCAGTTTGATGTCTTGGTCAGTACCGATGTGGCGTCTCGTGGCTTGGATATTGCTAGAGTGTCTCATGTCTTTAACTTTGATTTACCAAAGCAAGCAGAAGAGTTTGTCCACAGAACAGGGCGTACAGGTCGTGCGGGGTTTAAAGGCGACGCGTATTCTTTGGTTGGTCCAAAAGATTGGCTGAACTTTAAGGCGATAGAGGCGTTCTTACAAAAAACCTTTACCACAGAAGCTATTGAAGGGCTTGAGCCTAAGTTTAAAGGCTTGCTTCCCGCTAAGCCGGTTCGTCAAGAAAGTAAAAAAAGCAGCGCCAAAGCACCCACTAAAGCAGCAAAGAAAACTCATAAAAAACCCGCTGGTAAAGCTCGTTTTCATGATAATCAGCAAGATGGTTTTGCCGCCTTTACCTTGCCCGCTAAGCGTTTTGAAACAAAAAATACTACCGGTGATGAGGAGTAG
- a CDS encoding lysophospholipid acyltransferase family protein: MAKKTSTLDQSITHFLGPKHWLTWCAMGIAYALSFLPWSLQQGLGKYLGRALHLIAKRRRHICEVNLKICYPDMPSVERKKLTKAHFESMGIGVLETFTSWFQNQEKFQSRTTFEGQDVIDKVLATGRGCILISGHFSPLDICGGQMSHFMDVHPIYKLQTNPVMNWVMERQRRAIFSKTIERTNMREVLKSLKQNKAVWYAVDQDYGRKNSVFAPFYGRQCATIAHIGRIAKMTNAPVVLYDYGRTKNGYHLRLVEVENYPSQDDIENATRINELMEAVIEPKKEQYFWSHRRFKTQPIAGDPSPYGK; this comes from the coding sequence GTGGCTAAAAAAACCTCAACATTAGACCAAAGCATCACCCACTTTCTTGGGCCAAAACACTGGCTAACATGGTGCGCCATGGGCATCGCCTATGCTTTAAGCTTCTTACCATGGTCGCTGCAACAAGGCTTAGGCAAATACCTTGGTCGTGCGCTACACCTCATCGCCAAAAGACGTCGTCACATCTGCGAGGTAAATTTAAAAATTTGCTATCCAGATATGCCCTCTGTTGAGCGAAAAAAACTCACCAAAGCGCATTTTGAGAGCATGGGAATTGGCGTTCTTGAGACTTTTACCTCTTGGTTCCAAAATCAAGAAAAATTCCAATCAAGAACCACATTTGAAGGGCAAGACGTCATTGACAAAGTTCTGGCGACAGGCAGAGGCTGTATATTAATCAGTGGACACTTTTCCCCTCTCGATATTTGCGGCGGTCAAATGTCACACTTTATGGATGTCCACCCCATTTATAAACTGCAAACCAACCCCGTCATGAACTGGGTCATGGAAAGACAACGCCGGGCTATTTTTTCCAAAACGATCGAGCGAACGAACATGCGAGAAGTACTCAAGTCGCTCAAACAGAACAAAGCGGTTTGGTACGCCGTCGACCAAGACTACGGCCGGAAAAACTCCGTATTTGCGCCATTTTATGGACGTCAGTGCGCCACTATTGCGCACATTGGTCGCATCGCTAAGATGACAAACGCCCCTGTCGTTTTATATGACTATGGCCGAACAAAAAACGGTTACCACCTTAGACTGGTCGAAGTGGAAAACTACCCAAGTCAGGATGATATAGAAAACGCCACTCGAATAAATGAACTAATGGAAGCCGTTATTGAACCGAAAAAAGAACAGTACTTTTGGTCGCACAGACGCTTTAAAACACAACCTATCGCCGGTGATCCATCGCCTTACGGCAAATGA
- a CDS encoding 3-deoxy-D-manno-octulosonic acid kinase — MPQTIKISPSTILLKSDPTLPLSNAWFDPEFWRSQHALAGTGNGRGAVWFIDSEFGKFVIRRYRRGGLIAKFNKSQFFYTGQKHTRPWLELSLLEHMRSIDLPVPRPIGGIYRLEKGFYQAELLTATIDNANDLFDLLKSGHSHKLNWKEIGAVIKRFHDNGIYHSDLNCHNIMIDQQDKVWLIDFDKCEQRPPNPKWQQDNLDRLKRSLDKESNLHSHFIVSDAQWRDFMEGYRG, encoded by the coding sequence ATGCCACAAACCATCAAAATATCGCCCAGTACCATACTGCTAAAAAGCGACCCTACATTGCCGCTATCAAACGCTTGGTTCGACCCTGAATTCTGGCGATCACAGCATGCACTGGCTGGCACAGGAAATGGCCGAGGCGCCGTTTGGTTCATCGACAGCGAGTTTGGAAAATTTGTCATTCGACGCTACCGCCGCGGTGGACTGATTGCCAAATTCAATAAAAGCCAGTTTTTTTACACCGGGCAAAAACACACTCGCCCCTGGCTTGAACTGAGTTTATTAGAGCACATGCGCTCAATTGACTTGCCGGTTCCTCGCCCTATTGGCGGTATCTACAGGCTCGAAAAAGGCTTTTATCAAGCCGAGCTACTAACCGCCACCATTGACAATGCAAACGACCTTTTTGACCTTCTTAAAAGTGGCCATAGCCATAAATTAAACTGGAAAGAAATAGGCGCCGTGATTAAACGCTTCCATGACAATGGCATTTATCACTCAGACTTAAATTGCCACAACATCATGATAGATCAACAAGACAAGGTGTGGCTGATTGACTTTGATAAATGCGAACAAAGGCCGCCAAATCCAAAATGGCAACAAGACAACCTAGATAGATTGAAACGCTCATTGGACAAAGAATCCAATCTACACTCACACTTTATTGTTTCTGACGCGCAGTGGCGCGATTTTATGGAAGGCTACCGTGGCTAA
- the gcvA gene encoding transcriptional regulator GcvA, with protein sequence MNRLPPLNSLRCFESAARHGSFNKAAKEMSVTPSAISHQIKGLESFLGLELFRRTKRKVILTEAGESYLKPIKSIFEQLENATSELKSKQKSGSLRLAVAPAFLTRWLMPRMERFQERYPDIQIEISSSTGLIDFAANDVDMAVYFGSGDWEDVEAYYLRPARLAPVCNPRLIKPEQPINKPEDMRFYPLLHVTKRKDEWHDWLQQHDLDPTLFRRGLMFSSGSLTAGAAAQGLGISLTDPELIAPEIEAGTLQVLFNQHLITNRSFYLVYEKRRSVTSAMSAFKEWIIEEMVGNKPDSTI encoded by the coding sequence ATTAATCGTTTACCCCCATTAAATTCATTAAGGTGTTTTGAGTCCGCTGCGCGTCATGGCAGTTTCAATAAAGCAGCCAAGGAAATGTCTGTTACGCCTTCTGCGATTAGCCATCAAATCAAAGGGCTGGAAAGTTTTCTGGGCCTTGAGTTATTTCGACGGACTAAGCGCAAAGTTATATTAACGGAAGCTGGGGAGTCTTATTTAAAGCCCATTAAGAGCATTTTTGAGCAATTGGAAAATGCCACGTCAGAGCTGAAAAGTAAGCAAAAGTCAGGGTCTCTTCGATTGGCGGTTGCCCCAGCGTTTTTAACTCGATGGTTAATGCCGAGGATGGAGCGTTTTCAAGAGCGTTACCCTGATATCCAGATCGAGATTAGTTCGTCTACTGGTTTAATCGATTTTGCGGCCAATGATGTCGATATGGCGGTGTATTTTGGCAGCGGTGATTGGGAGGATGTGGAAGCCTATTATTTGCGTCCTGCTCGTCTTGCGCCAGTGTGTAATCCACGATTGATTAAGCCCGAACAGCCGATAAATAAGCCAGAAGATATGCGCTTTTACCCCTTGCTACATGTCACTAAACGCAAAGACGAATGGCATGATTGGTTGCAGCAACATGACCTAGATCCTACGTTATTTCGTCGGGGCCTGATGTTCTCAAGTGGCTCGTTAACGGCTGGCGCGGCGGCACAAGGGTTGGGGATCTCGCTGACGGATCCTGAGCTGATTGCGCCAGAAATTGAAGCTGGCACGTTACAAGTATTGTTTAATCAGCATCTGATTACGAATCGATCTTTCTATTTAGTCTATGAAAAACGTCGCTCAGTTACTTCAGCTATGTCGGCGTTTAAAGAGTGGATTATTGAAGAGATGGTGGGCAACAAGCCGGACAGCACAATATGA
- a CDS encoding glycosyltransferase family 9 protein: MQQEPIQQEPTKKHTVQGNHQIQHLAVVRLSALGDVCHAMAVVQAIMISNPSMQVTWVTSPLEANLVRLLKGVRVVEYDKRTGVKGLLALRALLKGQTFDVLLHLQWSLRASLVSRMLSAKRRIGFALSHSREKQHWFVNEYAPEPQGEHVLDSFLSIASVLGVTEPSLPCELSLPERNIALPDRYVVINPSASKAERNWTLEGYQAVLDRVLMKGLCPVMTGGPSKDERAFAEQVIADRTEQVINLVGKTPLDAMLSVLKGAALVISPDTGPAHMATLVGTPVLGLYAHSNPERTGPYRDLANVVSVYEELVVKEHQKPIAQLPWSTRVHDPKAMQHISIERVLAVLDTLI; the protein is encoded by the coding sequence ATGCAACAAGAGCCCATACAGCAAGAACCAACAAAAAAGCATACAGTGCAGGGTAATCACCAAATTCAGCATTTGGCGGTGGTTCGCTTATCGGCGTTGGGGGATGTGTGTCATGCCATGGCGGTGGTTCAGGCTATTATGATATCCAATCCGTCTATGCAGGTAACTTGGGTGACATCGCCTTTAGAGGCAAATTTAGTGCGTTTGCTCAAGGGTGTTCGAGTGGTTGAATACGATAAAAGAACAGGGGTTAAGGGGCTTTTGGCGCTGCGCGCTTTGTTAAAGGGGCAGACGTTTGATGTGTTGCTGCATTTGCAATGGTCTTTAAGAGCGAGTTTGGTGTCTCGGATGCTTAGCGCAAAAAGACGTATTGGTTTTGCTTTGTCCCATTCTCGTGAAAAACAGCATTGGTTTGTCAATGAATATGCGCCAGAACCCCAAGGTGAACATGTGCTTGATTCCTTCTTGTCGATTGCCAGTGTGTTAGGGGTTACTGAGCCTAGTCTGCCTTGTGAATTAAGCCTGCCGGAACGGAATATTGCGTTGCCTGATCGCTATGTGGTGATCAACCCATCGGCGTCTAAAGCAGAACGCAATTGGACGCTAGAAGGCTACCAAGCGGTATTGGATCGTGTGTTGATGAAAGGGCTTTGTCCTGTGATGACCGGTGGTCCATCGAAAGATGAGCGGGCGTTTGCTGAGCAAGTGATTGCCGATCGGACTGAACAGGTGATTAATCTCGTCGGTAAAACGCCGCTGGATGCGATGTTGTCCGTGTTAAAGGGCGCCGCTTTGGTGATTAGTCCTGATACGGGCCCGGCTCATATGGCAACATTAGTGGGCACGCCAGTGCTGGGGTTGTACGCGCATTCCAATCCTGAACGAACCGGGCCATATCGTGATTTAGCTAACGTGGTGAGTGTGTACGAGGAGTTGGTGGTGAAGGAACATCAAAAACCTATCGCACAATTGCCTTGGTCAACACGCGTGCATGACCCGAAGGCCATGCAACATATTTCTATTGAGCGGGTGTTGGCGGTGTTGGATACGCTTATCTAG